Proteins encoded within one genomic window of Couchioplanes caeruleus:
- a CDS encoding non-ribosomal peptide synthetase yields MIPLSFEQRRMWILHQMEGGSETWNLTGSFRLTGRLDEAALVAALRDVVERHEILRTTYVMDDAGELGQRILPIAEAALRVPVIDVAPEDVSAVAEEAVGYRFDLATEIPFRATLLRCSPEEHVLVLAIHHIATDGSSSAPLARDLATAYSARRDGRAPAWEPLPVQYKDYTLWQREVLGDLDDPDSLAAAQVEYWREELAGVPQPLDLPLDRPRPVEASSQGDTVGFAVQPEVAAGLEKLAAEAGTTMSMVTQAAVAVLLRKLGAGDDLTIGTPIAGRTDEALADLIGLFSNTVVVRMDLSGEPSFAALLAQVRDKALAAYEHQDLPFEVLVEAINPDRSTSYQPLFQVISAWQNFEKSNLELPGLGVEFRQAITSTTQADLYFSMITDESGTLRGDISYATELFDRETVKGMAARFERVLEQVVADPSIRVGDVEVLSAAERAWLLEEVNDTVEPALEQGLLAALDRQVRSEPEAPAVIDGDESLTYRELDARSNRLAHWLIDRGVRPETLVAVCLPRSADLVVALLAVLKAGGAYVPIDPDYPQSRIDYVLDHAQPVLVLDGELLSAVDCSGYPDAVPEVAVWPENAAYVIYTSGSTGKPKGVSVSRGALANYLATTLRRHPLSPADRMLFSTTISFDIAGTELYLPLISGAAMVVAGKDAVTDPATLVPLMRRHRVTVVQATPAFWQMLLTSRPDAAEGLRIMVGGEALPVRLAETLAEQAAEVANWYGPTETTIWSTMASVKAGAGVPAIGAPIGNTQVYVLDARLRPVPRGVAGELYIAGDGVARGYHRRPDLSAERFVACPFGPGGVRMYRTGDLVRWDRDDRLEYIGRTDFQVKIRGFRIELGEIEYVLQGHPGVAQAVVVVRDDHGSDRRIVGYVVPESAVAPDGDAAALLAELPEYLRKRLPDYMVPSVVIPLPAIPLTPNGKLDRRALPSGHADTTVRQEPRDAHEAKLCALFGELLGRESVGINESFFQLGGHSLLATRLSVRIRKEFGVDMPLRTIIKYPTVAELASLAMIGGIPVESGNPFAVVLPLNTDPGTGKEPLWFFHGGGGLGWTYFSFVTHVSDRPAYALQSRGSDGREEVAGSVDEMVDDYVSEMLKIQPEGPFHLIGWSYGGTLVQAVAAKLDRLGHRVALVAVLDSSPGGHGFHETRADKTQADYREELEDFFGQYIGIDSQQDLLDSMARVLANNVSRMRTFESPVYRGDMLFFSATLKDDVYGHLWRPYVLGSLEVHDVHATHDEMNMPGPVTEIFEVINRKLAA; encoded by the coding sequence ATGATTCCGCTGTCCTTCGAACAGCGCCGCATGTGGATCCTGCACCAGATGGAGGGCGGGTCGGAGACCTGGAACCTGACCGGGTCGTTCCGGCTGACCGGGCGGCTGGACGAGGCCGCCCTCGTCGCGGCGCTCCGGGATGTGGTCGAGCGGCACGAGATCCTGCGCACCACGTACGTGATGGACGACGCCGGCGAGCTCGGCCAGCGGATCCTGCCGATCGCCGAGGCAGCGCTACGGGTTCCGGTGATCGACGTGGCGCCGGAGGACGTGTCCGCGGTGGCCGAGGAGGCGGTCGGCTACCGGTTCGACCTCGCCACCGAGATCCCGTTCCGGGCAACGCTGTTGCGCTGCTCCCCCGAAGAGCACGTCCTCGTCCTGGCCATCCACCACATCGCGACGGACGGTAGCTCGTCGGCGCCGCTGGCGCGGGATCTCGCCACCGCGTACAGCGCCCGCCGGGACGGCCGGGCACCGGCCTGGGAGCCGCTGCCCGTGCAGTACAAGGACTACACGCTCTGGCAGCGTGAGGTGCTCGGCGACCTGGACGATCCGGACAGTCTGGCCGCGGCCCAGGTCGAGTACTGGCGCGAGGAACTGGCCGGCGTGCCGCAGCCGCTCGACCTGCCGCTCGACCGGCCCCGGCCGGTGGAGGCGAGTTCGCAGGGTGACACGGTCGGCTTCGCGGTGCAGCCGGAGGTCGCGGCCGGGCTGGAGAAGCTGGCCGCGGAGGCCGGCACGACCATGTCGATGGTCACCCAAGCCGCGGTGGCGGTGCTGCTGCGCAAGCTCGGCGCCGGCGACGACCTGACGATCGGCACCCCGATCGCCGGACGTACCGACGAGGCGCTGGCCGACCTGATCGGTCTGTTCTCGAACACGGTCGTGGTGCGGATGGACCTTTCGGGAGAACCTTCCTTCGCCGCCCTGCTCGCCCAGGTGCGCGACAAGGCACTGGCCGCGTACGAGCATCAAGACCTGCCGTTCGAGGTGCTGGTCGAGGCGATCAACCCGGACCGGTCCACGTCGTACCAGCCGCTGTTTCAGGTGATCTCCGCCTGGCAGAACTTCGAGAAGTCGAACCTGGAACTGCCCGGCCTCGGCGTGGAGTTCCGCCAGGCCATTACCTCGACCACCCAGGCCGACCTGTACTTCAGCATGATCACCGACGAGTCGGGGACGCTGCGCGGCGACATTTCCTACGCGACTGAGCTGTTCGACCGGGAGACGGTCAAGGGCATGGCGGCGCGGTTCGAACGCGTTCTGGAGCAGGTGGTCGCCGACCCGAGTATTCGCGTCGGGGACGTCGAGGTGCTGAGCGCGGCGGAGCGGGCGTGGTTGCTCGAGGAGGTGAACGACACCGTCGAGCCGGCGCTGGAGCAGGGCCTGCTGGCAGCGCTGGACCGGCAGGTGCGGTCCGAGCCGGAGGCGCCGGCCGTCATTGACGGGGACGAGTCGCTCACCTATCGGGAGCTGGACGCGCGGTCGAACCGCCTGGCGCACTGGCTGATCGACCGCGGTGTACGGCCGGAGACGCTGGTCGCCGTGTGTCTGCCCCGGTCGGCGGACCTCGTGGTGGCGCTGCTGGCCGTGCTGAAGGCCGGCGGCGCCTATGTTCCGATCGATCCGGATTACCCCCAGTCCCGCATCGACTACGTCCTCGACCACGCGCAGCCGGTGCTGGTGCTCGACGGCGAACTGCTGTCCGCGGTGGACTGCTCGGGATATCCGGATGCGGTGCCGGAGGTAGCCGTGTGGCCGGAGAACGCGGCGTACGTGATCTACACGTCGGGGTCGACCGGCAAGCCCAAGGGGGTATCGGTCTCCCGTGGCGCGCTGGCCAACTACCTCGCCACGACACTGCGGCGGCACCCGTTGTCGCCGGCCGACCGGATGCTGTTCAGCACCACGATCTCCTTCGACATCGCGGGGACCGAGCTGTACCTCCCGCTGATCTCCGGAGCGGCGATGGTGGTGGCGGGCAAGGATGCGGTCACCGATCCGGCGACGCTGGTGCCGCTGATGCGGCGCCATCGGGTCACCGTGGTGCAGGCCACCCCGGCGTTCTGGCAGATGCTGTTGACGAGCCGGCCGGACGCCGCCGAGGGCCTGCGAATCATGGTCGGCGGCGAGGCGCTCCCGGTACGGCTGGCCGAGACGCTGGCCGAGCAGGCGGCCGAGGTGGCCAACTGGTACGGCCCGACCGAGACGACGATCTGGTCGACCATGGCATCGGTGAAGGCTGGGGCGGGCGTGCCCGCGATCGGCGCACCGATCGGGAACACCCAGGTGTACGTGCTCGACGCGCGACTGCGGCCGGTTCCGCGCGGGGTGGCGGGCGAGCTGTACATCGCCGGCGACGGCGTGGCCCGGGGGTACCACCGCCGGCCGGACCTATCCGCGGAGCGCTTCGTGGCGTGCCCGTTCGGCCCCGGCGGGGTGCGGATGTACCGCACCGGCGACCTGGTGCGGTGGGACCGCGACGACCGGCTGGAGTACATCGGGCGGACCGACTTCCAGGTGAAGATCCGGGGCTTCCGGATAGAGCTGGGCGAGATCGAGTACGTGCTCCAGGGACACCCCGGTGTGGCGCAGGCCGTCGTCGTGGTCCGCGACGACCACGGCAGCGATAGACGCATCGTCGGTTACGTGGTGCCCGAGTCCGCTGTCGCGCCGGACGGCGACGCCGCGGCGCTCCTCGCCGAGCTGCCCGAGTATCTGCGTAAGCGGCTCCCGGACTACATGGTGCCGTCCGTGGTGATTCCGCTGCCGGCGATTCCGCTGACGCCGAACGGCAAGCTCGACCGGCGTGCCCTGCCCTCGGGGCACGCGGACACCACGGTCAGACAGGAGCCACGCGACGCCCATGAGGCGAAACTGTGTGCCCTGTTCGGTGAGTTGCTCGGTCGGGAGTCGGTCGGCATCAACGAGAGCTTCTTCCAGCTCGGTGGGCATTCGCTACTGGCCACCCGGCTCAGCGTGCGGATCCGCAAGGAGTTCGGTGTCGACATGCCCCTCCGGACGATCATCAAGTACCCCACGGTGGCGGAGTTGGCCTCGCTGGCCATGATCGGCGGCATTCCGGTGGAGAGCGGCAACCCGTTCGCCGTCGTGCTGCCGTTGAACACCGATCCCGGCACCGGTAAGGAGCCGCTGTGGTTCTTCCACGGCGGCGGCGGACTCGGCTGGACGTACTTCAGCTTCGTGACGCACGTGTCGGACCGGCCCGCCTACGCCCTGCAGTCTCGTGGCTCGGACGGCCGGGAGGAGGTGGCGGGATCGGTTGACGAAATGGTCGACGACTACGTCAGCGAGATGCTGAAGATCCAGCCGGAGGGGCCGTTCCATCTCATAGGCTGGTCCTACGGCGGCACGCTGGTGCAGGCCGTTGCGGCGAAGCTCGACCGGCTCGGTCATCGAGTCGCCCTGGTGGCCGTGCTCGATTCCAGTCCCGGCGGCCACGGTTTCCACGAGACGCGGGCCGACAAGACTCAGGCCGACTACCGGGAAGAGCTGGAAGACTTCTTCGGCCAGTACATCGGCATCGACAGTCAGCAGGACCTCTTGGACAGCATGGCGAGGGTCCTGGCCAACAACGTCTCCCGGATGAGGACCTTCGAGTCGCCGGTCTACCGCGGCGACATGCTCTTCTTCAGCGCCACGCTCAAGGACGACGTGTACGGCCATCTCTGGCGGCCGTACGTTCTCGGCTCCCTCGAGGTGCACGACGTTCACGCCACGCACGACGAAATGAACATGCCCGGGCCGGTGACCGAGATCTTCGAGGTCATCAACCGCAAGCTGGCGGCATGA
- a CDS encoding phosphopantetheine-binding protein, translating into MITELPAVPVSLAQEIADVWSEYLGGKAVGANDDFFAVGGNSLSGIKIIDRLAQDYGVRLSVRAFYLAQTPAKVAELIDQGRAGA; encoded by the coding sequence GTGATCACGGAACTGCCGGCCGTGCCGGTGTCGCTGGCGCAGGAGATCGCGGATGTGTGGTCGGAATACCTCGGCGGCAAGGCGGTCGGGGCGAATGACGACTTCTTCGCGGTCGGCGGCAACTCGCTGTCCGGCATCAAAATCATCGACCGGCTGGCGCAGGACTACGGCGTACGGCTGTCCGTGCGCGCCTTCTATCTGGCGCAGACGCCGGCCAAGGTGGCCGAGCTGATCGATCAGGGGAGGGCAGGGGCGTGA
- a CDS encoding thioesterase II family protein, translating into MTGTVGNGEPTALLCVPFAGAGSSFFHPWRELAAGRWRVTSVDLPGRERRILEEPFRNVVEAARGVIDDIVADLGPRTPTVLFGHSLGAVLAYELVHLLTARGVPVERLIVSGSPGPWTQRERRAAGLPDGEFLARVEEFAGFRHEALDHPEMRELILPALQADCEMHEAYVPSVDEPVSVPVCSLRGDSDGLVTAAEARQWQTATTGDFSYVEFPGDHMYLVDQGREILDIIEQVSARGRELAGSLPAA; encoded by the coding sequence GTGACCGGAACTGTCGGGAACGGGGAGCCGACCGCGCTGCTGTGTGTGCCGTTCGCCGGAGCGGGCTCCTCGTTCTTCCACCCGTGGCGCGAGCTGGCCGCCGGCCGGTGGCGAGTGACCTCGGTCGACTTGCCGGGCCGGGAACGCCGGATCCTGGAGGAACCGTTCCGCAACGTCGTCGAGGCGGCCAGGGGCGTGATCGACGACATCGTCGCCGACCTCGGCCCGAGGACGCCGACGGTGCTGTTCGGGCACAGCCTCGGCGCGGTCCTTGCGTACGAGTTGGTGCACCTGCTCACCGCGCGCGGCGTGCCGGTCGAGCGGCTGATCGTCAGCGGCTCGCCCGGCCCCTGGACCCAGCGGGAGCGACGGGCGGCGGGCCTGCCGGACGGGGAGTTCCTCGCCCGGGTCGAGGAGTTCGCAGGTTTTCGTCACGAGGCGCTGGACCACCCGGAGATGCGCGAGCTGATTCTTCCCGCGCTGCAAGCCGACTGCGAGATGCACGAGGCGTACGTGCCGAGCGTCGACGAGCCGGTGTCGGTGCCGGTCTGCTCGCTGCGGGGCGACTCGGACGGGCTGGTGACCGCCGCGGAGGCCCGGCAGTGGCAGACGGCGACCACCGGCGACTTCAGCTATGTGGAGTTCCCGGGCGACCACATGTACCTGGTCGACCAGGGGCGGGAGATCCTGGACATCATCGAGCAGGTGTCTGCCCGCGGTCGCGAGCTCGCGGGGAGCCTCCCGGCGGCGTAG
- a CDS encoding cytochrome P450, whose protein sequence is MRLTPGPARDIDLDTVDLFDLDLYTSGDPHTVWDVMRAKAPLHHQVLPDGREFWSVTRYEDVCRVLGDHREFTSERGTVVTHLGVDDVAAGKLLTSTDPPRHTQVRRAIGTNLTARAVRSWEDRIRRAIVGFLEPLLDGETFDLAEQALLLPAMVTGPLLGIPERDWAELVQLTAMVTAPSDPHFQHGSEAATLAISHHELITYVTDWVRRRRATGDNDGSLLDHLLTARAGDAPLTDEEIALDGYSILLGANVTTPHTVSGTVQALIERPEQFARAQADPSLVPNLVEEGLRWTSAACNFMRYAVNDTDIGGGTIPARGAVVAWIGSANRDEFQFPDPHVFDIARTGAKRQVAFGFGAHFCIGAPLARLTLRIFFEELLQRFTAIELAGEVEHLRSYFIAGMTHLPIVAQKRRTP, encoded by the coding sequence GTGAGGTTGACGCCGGGCCCCGCCCGCGATATCGACCTGGACACCGTCGACCTGTTCGACCTGGACCTGTACACCTCCGGCGATCCGCACACCGTCTGGGACGTGATGCGGGCGAAGGCGCCCCTGCACCACCAGGTTCTGCCCGACGGCCGGGAGTTCTGGTCGGTGACCCGCTATGAGGATGTCTGCCGGGTCCTCGGCGACCACCGGGAGTTCACCTCCGAGCGCGGCACGGTCGTCACCCACCTCGGCGTGGACGACGTGGCGGCGGGCAAGCTGCTCACCTCGACCGACCCGCCGCGGCACACCCAGGTCCGCCGGGCCATCGGTACCAACCTCACCGCGCGAGCGGTGCGGTCCTGGGAGGACCGGATCCGCCGGGCGATCGTGGGCTTCCTCGAGCCGTTGCTCGACGGCGAGACCTTCGACCTGGCCGAACAGGCCCTGCTGCTCCCCGCGATGGTCACCGGTCCGCTACTGGGGATCCCCGAGCGGGACTGGGCGGAGCTGGTGCAGCTGACCGCGATGGTGACGGCTCCCTCGGACCCGCATTTCCAGCACGGCAGCGAGGCCGCCACACTGGCGATATCGCACCACGAGCTCATCACCTACGTCACCGATTGGGTCCGGCGGCGGCGGGCGACCGGGGACAACGATGGAAGCCTGCTCGACCACCTCCTGACCGCCCGCGCGGGAGACGCGCCGCTGACCGACGAGGAGATCGCCCTCGACGGCTACAGCATTCTCCTCGGCGCCAACGTGACGACGCCGCACACCGTCTCCGGCACGGTGCAGGCGCTCATCGAGCGACCCGAGCAGTTTGCCCGGGCGCAGGCCGACCCGTCGCTGGTGCCGAACCTGGTCGAGGAGGGGCTGCGCTGGACGTCGGCCGCCTGCAACTTCATGCGGTACGCGGTGAACGACACCGACATCGGCGGGGGCACGATCCCGGCCCGCGGCGCGGTCGTCGCGTGGATCGGATCGGCCAACCGGGACGAGTTCCAGTTCCCCGACCCGCACGTGTTCGACATCGCCCGTACCGGCGCGAAGCGCCAGGTCGCATTCGGGTTCGGCGCGCACTTCTGCATCGGCGCCCCGCTGGCCCGGCTGACCCTGCGCATCTTTTTCGAGGAGCTGCTCCAGCGATTCACCGCGATCGAGCTCGCCGGCGAAGTTGAGCATCTGCGGTCGTACTTCATCGCCGGGATGACCCACCTGCCCATCGTCGCCCAGAAGCGACGGACGCCATGA
- a CDS encoding thioesterase II family protein — translation MTASVAAASPWFVRPPGADLPARIFCFPFSGSGASAFSAWPVALDDVEVCPVQFPGRENRLAHPHYGTYENLADSLVESLLPALDRPYAFFGHCAGALPAFETVLRLAERGLPTPECLFVSGQPAPHDASRDRMLAMSEPELRREVAAFLRGRGLEPQPDMIDMGLSVLLDDHAAAARYRRAEPVTVPCPIVVVHWRDDPEVSLDELAGWRQYSGSVDCRVIPGGHYDFMGAPDELRNLLTNWR, via the coding sequence ATGACCGCCTCCGTTGCCGCCGCCTCGCCGTGGTTCGTCCGGCCGCCGGGCGCCGACCTCCCGGCCCGGATCTTCTGCTTCCCCTTCTCGGGCTCCGGGGCCTCGGCCTTCAGCGCCTGGCCGGTCGCGCTGGACGACGTCGAGGTCTGCCCGGTGCAGTTCCCCGGCCGCGAGAACCGGCTGGCCCATCCGCACTACGGAACCTACGAGAACCTCGCCGACAGCCTGGTCGAATCGCTGCTGCCGGCGCTCGACAGGCCGTACGCGTTCTTCGGGCACTGCGCCGGTGCGCTGCCCGCGTTCGAGACCGTGCTGCGGCTCGCCGAACGGGGACTGCCCACGCCGGAGTGCCTCTTCGTGTCCGGCCAGCCCGCGCCGCACGACGCGTCCCGCGACCGGATGCTCGCGATGAGCGAGCCGGAACTGCGCCGGGAGGTGGCGGCGTTCCTGCGCGGCCGGGGGCTCGAGCCGCAGCCGGACATGATCGACATGGGTCTCTCGGTGCTGCTCGACGACCACGCCGCCGCGGCGCGGTACCGGAGGGCGGAGCCGGTCACGGTCCCGTGTCCCATCGTCGTCGTGCACTGGCGCGACGACCCCGAGGTCAGCCTCGACGAACTCGCGGGCTGGCGTCAGTACTCCGGCTCGGTCGACTGCCGGGTCATTCCCGGCGGCCACTACGACTTCATGGGCGCGCCGGACGAGCTTCGGAATTTGTTGACCAATTGGCGGTGA
- a CDS encoding FAD-dependent monooxygenase: MESSGVDADVVIAGAGPTGLMLACELRLAGADVLVVERLAGRTGESRAGGMHSRTLEVLDQRGILGRFLAIGDPQPVGHFSGLYLEFDESESRYPYPLMILQSDIERLLEEWAVELGVRIRWSSEVTGMRQDGSGVTVELGTAPGKTRTLRARYLVGCDGGRSAVRKLSDIDFPGTPATMTALIGDVELPDLPEDYVWVRRSPTGDYSAIAFEPGWYRVITSEYDRVADRDEPVTFEQLRESLVRVAGTDFGMHSPRWVSRFSDAARQAAQYRKGRVLLAGDAAHIHFPAGGQGLNMGMQDAVNLGWKLAAVVAGSAPEALLDTYHSERHPVGERVLHNTRAQSALARPGAQTDALRDVFGSLMEFDDVNRQLRGMLTALTVRYQVGGDHPLAGRRVPDAELKTSDGATRVYELLHAARPVLLDLRGSADLAAAAAGWADRVDLVEAAGEDDYWIVPDLDEIPAPAALLIRPDGHVAWAADAGDPLDVSAVRAALTTWFGPARQD, from the coding sequence GTGGAAAGCAGCGGCGTGGATGCGGACGTGGTGATCGCGGGTGCCGGGCCTACCGGCCTGATGCTCGCCTGCGAACTTCGCCTGGCGGGTGCCGATGTCCTGGTGGTCGAACGGCTCGCCGGACGCACGGGCGAGTCCCGGGCCGGCGGGATGCACTCGCGCACCCTGGAGGTGCTGGACCAGCGCGGCATTCTCGGGCGCTTTCTGGCAATCGGGGATCCACAGCCGGTGGGCCACTTCTCGGGGCTCTATCTGGAGTTCGACGAGTCCGAGTCCCGGTACCCCTATCCGCTGATGATCCTGCAGTCGGACATCGAGCGGCTGCTCGAGGAATGGGCGGTGGAGCTCGGCGTACGGATTCGGTGGTCGTCCGAGGTGACCGGAATGCGTCAGGACGGCTCGGGGGTGACCGTCGAGCTGGGCACGGCGCCGGGGAAGACTCGCACGCTGCGTGCCCGCTATCTCGTCGGCTGCGACGGCGGACGCAGCGCCGTCCGCAAGTTGTCGGACATCGACTTCCCGGGCACCCCGGCGACGATGACCGCGCTGATCGGCGACGTCGAGCTCCCGGATCTGCCCGAGGACTACGTCTGGGTACGGCGCAGCCCGACCGGTGACTACTCGGCGATCGCCTTCGAGCCGGGCTGGTACCGGGTGATCACCTCCGAGTACGACCGCGTCGCGGACCGCGACGAACCGGTCACGTTCGAGCAGCTCCGCGAGTCGCTGGTGAGGGTCGCGGGCACCGACTTCGGCATGCACAGCCCGCGGTGGGTCTCGCGGTTCAGCGACGCCGCTCGACAGGCCGCCCAGTACCGCAAGGGCCGGGTGCTCCTGGCGGGCGACGCGGCGCACATCCACTTCCCGGCCGGTGGGCAAGGCCTGAACATGGGCATGCAGGACGCGGTCAACCTCGGCTGGAAGCTCGCCGCGGTGGTGGCGGGCAGCGCCCCGGAGGCTCTTCTGGACACCTACCACAGCGAGCGTCACCCGGTAGGCGAGCGCGTTCTGCACAACACCCGGGCGCAGTCGGCGCTCGCCCGCCCCGGCGCCCAGACGGATGCGCTGCGCGACGTGTTCGGCTCGCTCATGGAGTTCGACGACGTCAACCGGCAGCTGCGCGGCATGCTCACCGCGCTGACCGTTCGCTATCAGGTCGGCGGTGACCATCCGCTGGCCGGCCGCCGGGTGCCCGACGCCGAACTCAAGACGAGCGACGGCGCCACCCGCGTCTACGAGCTGCTGCACGCCGCCCGTCCCGTGCTGCTCGACCTGCGCGGCAGCGCCGACCTCGCCGCGGCGGCCGCCGGCTGGGCCGATCGGGTCGACCTCGTCGAGGCCGCTGGCGAGGACGACTACTGGATCGTCCCGGACCTCGACGAGATCCCCGCTCCCGCCGCACTGCTCATTCGCCCGGACGGCCACGTCGCCTGGGCGGCGGACGCCGGCGACCCGCTCGACGTCTCCGCGGTCCGAGCCGCCCTCACCACCTGGTTCGGCCCCGCCCGACAGGACTGA